The window ACGATTTTTCAAACGCAAAACGTGGCGCCGTGGTCCCGCAACCTGGGAAAACCAGAATCACCATCTATCTGGACGACAGCGTGATTGAAGAGTTCCGCGCGCGGGCCGAATTTGCCGGAAAAGGGTATCAGACCATGATCAATGACGCCCTCAAGGAGTATCTTGCCAAGGACACCGACACCCTCGAAGAGATGCTGCGAAAGGTCATCAGGGAGGAATTGGGACGAGCCGCCTGAATG of the Desulfuromonas acetexigens genome contains:
- a CDS encoding BrnA antitoxin family protein encodes the protein MKADYDFSNAKRGAVVPQPGKTRITIYLDDSVIEEFRARAEFAGKGYQTMINDALKEYLAKDTDTLEEMLRKVIREELGRAA